The genomic segment AAGCTGATTTCCATTTCATCACCGCATATTGGATTTTTATTTTTAGATTGATGGGTGTGGTTGGCTAATACTTTATTATTTTCAGTATGCGCTGCTATTTCTAAAATTCTTAAATCCATTTAATTTCTTTAATTAAGTCGCTAATGTTTTATATTTTGATCAATGGATCATAACAATATTTTAGCGGTAGTACTAGCGGGTGGAAAATCCAAACGTTTTGGCGATGATAAATCACAAGCAAAATTAGGAGGCAAAATCCTTATTGATTATATTTTATCTGAAATAGAGAATAAATTTGATGAAGTTCTAATCGTCGCAAATGATCCAATTCAACATCTGTCTTCTCCTAAAATTCAAAAAACTGAAGATGTTAAGAAGAACTTAGGTCCATTAGGTGGAATTTTAAGTGCTATGAAATGGGTTAAAAACCACAATAAACCTTATCAATGGATAGCTTCATTTCCATCAGATACCCCTTTATTTAAAATGAGCATGTTTGAAGATTTTTTAAATAAAGTGAATGAAAAAGAGAGTGAATTATTCTTCATGAAAACCAAAGAAAAGCGTCACAATATATTTGGTTTATGGAATATTGATTTGATTGACCAATTAGAAAAGGATTTAGAAAATGGCTCAAGAAAAGTTGAAAAATGGGCCAATAATATTGGGGTAAAAACTATTAATATTGAATTTGATAAAGAAGATCCTTTTTTTAATATAAATACAAAAGAAGATTTAGAAAAAGCTGAGAAAATATTAAATGATTAACTACCAACAAGCAAAATCAATTTTAAAAAAAGCAAAAATTAAAATTCATAATGAAAAGGTATTAATTAAAAACTCAATTAATAGAGTTGTAGCTAAAGATATATTTTCACCTTCTAATCATCCCTTAGGAGACAATGCAGCCTTTGATGGTTTTGCTATTAATGCATTGGATACAAAAAATATAACTAAGAAAAAACCAAAACAATTCAAAATTATTGGATCCATTGCAGCAGGTAATAAACCCTTATCAAAAAAAGTTAAAAAATTTGAAGCAGTTGAGATTATGACTGGTGGAATTATTCCAAATGCATTCAATACGATTATTCCAATTGAGCAGATAAAATTTCATCCAAATAAACAAAATCCAAAATCGATTATCATTGATAAAAAATTTACAAAATATAACCATGTTCGGTTTAAAGGTTCTGATTATAAAAAAAATCAATTAATAGTTAAAAAGGGGACCATTATTCAATCTAATCATATTTTAGCTTTAAAAACTTTAGGCATTAAAAAAATTGAAGTTAAAAAGAAATTAAATATTTTATTTTTCTCAACTGGTAATGAAATTTCAAATTCAGACACTATTCCTAGCTGGAAAGTTAGAAATTCAAACAGTCATTATATTGAAAGTTTAAATAATAATTTTTTATTTAACTTTAAAAATGGTGGAATTTTAAGAGATCATCATCAAAATATTTTTAAATCTCAAATTCAAAAAATGCTAAAGTCTAAAACAGATATTATTATTACTTCAGGTGCTGTGTCTGCCGGTAAATTTGATTATATCCCAAGTGTCGTAAAACAATTTAAAACCTTAGATTATTTTAAAAGTGTAATGATAAGACCGGGAAAGCCCATATTATTTGCAAAAATTAATCAAAAAGTAGTATTTGGTTTACCAGGAAACCCAATTTCTTCTGCAGCTTGTTTTAGGTTTTTTGTTTATCCATTTATTGAAAATATCTTGGAACTTTTACCAGAAAAGCCAGTTAAAGCAGTTTTAAAAAATAGTTTTATCAAAGTTAAAAAGTTTACAAGATTTATAAAAAGTAAACTTAGTACAACTAAAAATGGTAGACTTGAAGTTGAGTTATTAAAGGGTCAAGAATCTTTTAGAATAAATTCTTTTATAAAATCTAATGTTTGGGCAATGCTCCCAAACGGTCAAGCCAACTTTAAAAAAGGTCAAATTATTGATTGTTTTTTACCGAACCACTCAAACAAAATTTTAGACTAACTTAATCAAAATTTGTTGTAGTAATCTATTTTTACAATTAATCTCCGGCAATGCTTGAATTAAGAAATCCTAGAGTTGCTGTTCCGGTTGTTTTATTTGCAGGGATTTTATGGTCGTTTGGTCCATTAGTTGTAAGATATATGGACAACCCAAATTTAGTACCGTGGCAGTATATTTTTGGAAGAGGGCTTACAATTTTTATTTTACTTA from the Candidatus Pelagibacter sp. HIMB1321 genome contains:
- a CDS encoding molybdenum cofactor guanylyltransferase encodes the protein MDHNNILAVVLAGGKSKRFGDDKSQAKLGGKILIDYILSEIENKFDEVLIVANDPIQHLSSPKIQKTEDVKKNLGPLGGILSAMKWVKNHNKPYQWIASFPSDTPLFKMSMFEDFLNKVNEKESELFFMKTKEKRHNIFGLWNIDLIDQLEKDLENGSRKVEKWANNIGVKTINIEFDKEDPFFNINTKEDLEKAEKILND
- a CDS encoding molybdopterin molybdotransferase MoeA, whose protein sequence is MINYQQAKSILKKAKIKIHNEKVLIKNSINRVVAKDIFSPSNHPLGDNAAFDGFAINALDTKNITKKKPKQFKIIGSIAAGNKPLSKKVKKFEAVEIMTGGIIPNAFNTIIPIEQIKFHPNKQNPKSIIIDKKFTKYNHVRFKGSDYKKNQLIVKKGTIIQSNHILALKTLGIKKIEVKKKLNILFFSTGNEISNSDTIPSWKVRNSNSHYIESLNNNFLFNFKNGGILRDHHQNIFKSQIQKMLKSKTDIIITSGAVSAGKFDYIPSVVKQFKTLDYFKSVMIRPGKPILFAKINQKVVFGLPGNPISSAACFRFFVYPFIENILELLPEKPVKAVLKNSFIKVKKFTRFIKSKLSTTKNGRLEVELLKGQESFRINSFIKSNVWAMLPNGQANFKKGQIIDCFLPNHSNKILD